In a genomic window of Hyphomonas sp.:
- the fusA gene encoding elongation factor G produces MAREYTLDRYRNFGIMAHIDAGKTTTTERILYYTGKSHKIGEVHDGAATMDWMEQEQERGITITSAATTTFWFRTEDGKTPTGIYGDTPDEAKFRFNIIDTPGHVDFTIEVERSLAVLDGAVCVLDANAGVEPQTETVWRQADRYKVPRIVFVNKMDKIGADFFNCVAMIKDRTGAIPAPIQMPIGAENELEGHVDLITMKEWVWAGEDLGASWEIRDIRPELKDKAEEMRAELIEIAVEMDDAAMEAYLEGNEPDEATLRTLIRKGTLSLSFVPVLCGSAFKNKGVQPMLNAVIDFLPGPLDVPPYMGFAPGDEDEVRNIERKADDSQPFSGLAFKIMNDPYMGTLTFTRIYSGTLSKGDSFMNSTKGKKERVGRMVMMHSNKQDEITEAFAGDIVAIAGLKETTTGDTVCDPNKPVVLETMTFPDPVIEIAVEPKSKADQEKMSVGLQRLAAEDPSFQVETNHESGQTIMKGMGELHLDILIDRLKREFKVEANIGQPQVAYREKIGRAAEIDYTHKKQSGGTGQFARVKLEFEPLESGSGFVFESKIVGGAVPKEYIPGVEKGLESAKENGLLAGYPVTDFKATLVDGAFHDVDSSVLAFEIASRAAFRELKGQGDPRLMEPVMAVEVVTPEDYMGDVIGDLNSRRGQIQGSEPRGNAVAIKAFVPLVNMFGYVSDLRGMSQGRAQFTMLFDHYDEVPRAEAQKIISDVAGS; encoded by the coding sequence ATGGCCCGCGAATACACGCTGGATCGCTATCGTAACTTCGGCATCATGGCCCACATCGATGCCGGTAAAACGACCACGACCGAACGCATCCTCTACTATACCGGCAAGTCCCACAAGATCGGTGAAGTCCACGACGGCGCCGCCACGATGGACTGGATGGAGCAGGAGCAGGAGCGTGGCATCACGATCACGTCCGCTGCGACCACGACGTTCTGGTTCCGCACCGAAGACGGCAAGACGCCGACCGGCATCTATGGCGACACGCCGGACGAGGCCAAGTTCCGCTTCAACATCATTGATACGCCCGGACACGTGGACTTCACCATCGAAGTCGAGCGCTCCCTGGCTGTTCTGGACGGCGCGGTCTGCGTGCTGGACGCGAACGCCGGTGTCGAGCCGCAGACGGAAACGGTCTGGCGCCAGGCTGACCGCTACAAGGTTCCGCGCATCGTGTTCGTCAACAAGATGGACAAGATCGGCGCCGACTTCTTCAACTGCGTCGCGATGATCAAGGACCGCACCGGTGCGATCCCGGCCCCGATCCAGATGCCGATCGGTGCCGAGAACGAGCTGGAAGGCCATGTCGACCTGATCACCATGAAGGAATGGGTCTGGGCCGGTGAAGACCTGGGCGCCAGCTGGGAAATCCGCGACATCCGTCCTGAACTGAAGGACAAGGCCGAAGAGATGCGCGCCGAGCTCATCGAAATCGCCGTCGAAATGGACGACGCCGCGATGGAAGCCTATCTGGAAGGCAACGAGCCGGACGAAGCCACCCTTCGCACGCTGATCCGCAAGGGCACGCTGAGCCTGTCCTTCGTGCCGGTCCTGTGTGGTTCCGCGTTCAAGAACAAGGGTGTCCAGCCGATGCTGAACGCCGTGATCGACTTCCTGCCGGGCCCGCTCGACGTGCCGCCTTACATGGGCTTTGCCCCGGGCGACGAAGACGAAGTCCGCAACATCGAGCGCAAGGCTGATGACAGCCAGCCCTTCTCGGGCCTCGCCTTCAAGATCATGAACGACCCCTATATGGGCACGCTGACCTTCACGCGTATCTATTCCGGTACGCTGTCGAAGGGCGACAGCTTCATGAACTCGACCAAGGGCAAGAAAGAGCGCGTCGGCCGCATGGTGATGATGCACTCCAACAAGCAGGACGAGATCACGGAAGCCTTCGCAGGCGACATCGTGGCCATTGCCGGCCTGAAGGAAACGACCACGGGTGACACGGTCTGTGATCCGAACAAGCCGGTCGTTCTGGAAACGATGACCTTCCCCGATCCGGTGATCGAGATTGCCGTCGAGCCGAAATCCAAGGCTGACCAGGAGAAGATGTCGGTTGGCCTGCAGCGCCTTGCTGCGGAAGACCCGTCCTTCCAGGTCGAGACCAATCACGAATCCGGCCAGACGATCATGAAGGGCATGGGCGAGCTTCACCTCGACATCCTGATCGATCGCCTGAAGCGCGAATTCAAGGTTGAGGCCAATATCGGCCAGCCGCAGGTTGCGTATCGCGAGAAGATCGGCCGCGCTGCCGAGATCGACTACACGCACAAGAAACAGTCCGGCGGTACGGGCCAGTTCGCCCGCGTCAAGCTGGAATTCGAACCCCTGGAATCCGGTTCGGGCTTCGTGTTCGAAAGCAAGATCGTCGGCGGTGCCGTTCCGAAGGAATACATTCCGGGTGTCGAAAAAGGCCTGGAAAGCGCCAAGGAAAACGGTCTGCTGGCCGGCTATCCGGTTACGGACTTCAAGGCCACGCTGGTCGACGGTGCATTCCACGATGTGGACTCCTCCGTCCTCGCCTTCGAAATCGCGTCGCGCGCTGCGTTCCGCGAACTGAAGGGCCAGGGAGATCCGCGCCTGATGGAACCGGTCATGGCCGTGGAAGTCGTGACGCCGGAAGACTATATGGGCGACGTGATCGGCGACCTGAACTCCCGTCG
- the rpsL gene encoding 30S ribosomal protein S12, with translation MPTIQQLIRKPRQPKPTRTKTPALKACPQRRGVCTRVYTTTPKKPNSALRKVAKVRLTSGFESLCYIPGEGHNLQEHSVVLIRGGRVKDLPGVRYHIVRGALDTQPVKDRKQRRSHYGAKKPK, from the coding sequence TGCCAACGATTCAACAGCTCATTCGCAAGCCGCGCCAGCCAAAGCCGACGCGGACAAAGACCCCGGCCCTGAAGGCCTGCCCACAGCGTCGCGGCGTTTGCACGCGCGTGTACACGACGACGCCGAAGAAGCCGAACTCGGCGCTTCGTAAAGTGGCCAAGGTGCGCCTGACGTCCGGCTTCGAATCGCTGTGCTACATCCCGGGTGAAGGCCACAACCTGCAGGAGCACTCCGTGGTCCTGATCCGCGGCGGCCGTGTGAAAGACCTTCCGGGTGTGCGCTACCACATCGTGCGTGGTGCCCTCGATACCCAGCCCGTCAAAGACCGTAAGCAACGCCGTTCGCACTACGGTGCGAAGAAGCCGAAATAA
- the rpsG gene encoding 30S ribosomal protein S7, protein MSRRHSAEKRQVLPDPKFKDVVVSKFMNQIMRDGKKSVAERIVYGAFDLVEGRAKKNPVEVFHEALEAVAPAVEVRSRRVGGATYQVPVEVRTERRQALAIRWLAAAAAGRNENTMRERLAGELMDASQGRGNAVKKREDTHRMADANKAFSHYRW, encoded by the coding sequence ATGTCTCGTCGTCACTCTGCTGAGAAGCGCCAGGTCCTGCCGGATCCGAAATTCAAGGACGTGGTTGTCTCCAAATTCATGAACCAGATCATGCGCGACGGTAAAAAGTCCGTTGCCGAGCGGATCGTCTATGGCGCGTTCGACCTGGTCGAAGGCCGCGCCAAGAAGAACCCGGTCGAAGTGTTCCATGAAGCCCTCGAAGCCGTCGCTCCGGCGGTTGAAGTCCGCTCCCGCCGTGTCGGTGGTGCGACCTATCAGGTTCCGGTCGAAGTCCGCACCGAGCGCCGTCAGGCCCTGGCCATCCGCTGGCTGGCCGCTGCAGCCGCCGGCCGCAACGAGAACACCATGCGTGAGCGCCTCGCTGGCGAACTGATGGATGCCTCGCAAGGCCGCGGCAACGCCGTGAAGAAGCGGGAAGACACCCACCGCATGGCCGACGCCAACAAGGCGTTTTCTCACTACCGCTGGTAA